A single genomic interval of Asinibacterium sp. OR53 harbors:
- a CDS encoding ATP-binding protein — translation MFIERRIAGQIKEQKNKFPVLGVTGPRQSGKTTLLRKLFTDYQYVTLENPDNRQFAESDPVGFLNQYEKYVIFDEVQRVPELFSYIQSRVDESGIMGHYILSGSQNFHLLKSITQSLAGRVALFKLLPLDFAELNSKKLLANDYMNAAIKGTYPAIFDRDISSSAFYANYIQTYIEKDVTELLNIRDTRQFRQFLGLCAGRAGQLLNISTLANDCGIAFNTAKAWLSILESSYLIFFLQPYYQNHNKRLVKTAKLYFYDTGLLCFLLKIKTVKQFEVDRLKGSLFENMIIAEYQKTNHHLYKHQEFYFWQDSYGNEIDLLWFEEQDCFAAEIKATQTVTAGLFKQLDKFETGSGITAPLQKILVYGGNTSQRRTHHKVKSWRSV, via the coding sequence ATGTTTATAGAACGGCGGATAGCAGGACAGATTAAGGAACAGAAAAACAAATTTCCCGTTTTGGGTGTTACCGGCCCGCGGCAATCGGGCAAAACCACCTTGCTCCGAAAATTATTTACAGATTACCAATATGTGACGCTGGAGAACCCGGATAACCGGCAATTTGCTGAAAGCGACCCTGTGGGTTTTTTGAACCAATATGAAAAATATGTGATCTTTGATGAGGTACAGCGTGTACCTGAATTGTTTTCTTATATACAGAGTCGTGTGGATGAAAGCGGCATCATGGGGCATTATATCCTTTCCGGGTCGCAGAATTTTCATTTACTGAAAAGTATTACCCAGTCATTGGCGGGGAGGGTGGCGCTGTTTAAACTTCTACCACTTGATTTTGCAGAACTCAACTCTAAAAAGCTGTTAGCAAATGATTACATGAATGCTGCAATAAAAGGAACATATCCAGCCATCTTTGACAGGGATATATCATCTTCTGCCTTTTATGCCAACTATATTCAAACTTATATAGAAAAAGATGTAACAGAATTGCTGAATATACGCGATACCCGGCAATTCAGGCAATTTCTGGGGCTTTGTGCAGGGAGAGCCGGACAATTACTCAATATCAGCACATTGGCAAACGATTGTGGTATAGCATTTAATACTGCCAAAGCCTGGCTCTCCATATTAGAAAGCAGTTATCTCATATTCTTTCTGCAACCTTACTACCAAAACCACAACAAAAGGCTGGTAAAAACAGCTAAACTTTACTTTTACGATACGGGACTTCTCTGCTTTTTGCTAAAAATAAAAACTGTGAAACAATTTGAAGTTGACCGCTTAAAAGGCAGCTTGTTTGAAAACATGATCATTGCCGAATACCAGAAAACCAACCATCACTTATATAAACACCAGGAGTTTTATTTCTGGCAGGACTCTTATGGCAATGAAATTGATTTGCTTTGGTTTGAAGAGCAGGATTGCTTTGCAGCAGAGATCAAAGCAACGCAAACCGTTACTGCCGGGCTTTTTAAACAGTTAGACAAATTTGAAACCGGATCGGGTATTACTGCCCCCCTTCAAAAAATACTGGTGTACGGAGGTAATACCAGCCAGCGACGCACTCATCACAAAGTAAAAAGCTGGCGGTCTGTATAA
- a CDS encoding Fic family protein, translated as MGTEKMDLEILQKSLLKPFEKQVKASVSKCFSDLSEKDFTVHDFKHYMLAGAVASSQIEGSTLDLNSFIQSKANKKNTKEVKEIEDLLRAYQYAKRYSLTQKGLLKCHEILAGTFSNITKGQKGKYRKTKVGISSWQGLVYLAIEPENVPEAMNQLFTDIKMLLGQNLSLKETLYYAAYIHFIFAKIHPFADGNGRAARLLEKWFLAECLGAAVWGIPTEKYYYDNRQAYYASLNVGIDYYETFEKLDKILPFLTLLPKAVCYKPIL; from the coding sequence ATGGGTACAGAAAAGATGGATTTAGAAATATTGCAGAAAAGTTTATTGAAGCCTTTTGAAAAGCAGGTGAAAGCATCTGTTAGCAAGTGTTTTTCCGACTTATCAGAGAAAGATTTTACTGTACATGATTTCAAACATTATATGCTGGCTGGTGCAGTAGCGTCCTCACAAATTGAGGGCAGCACATTGGACTTAAACAGTTTCATTCAAAGCAAGGCAAATAAAAAGAACACCAAAGAGGTAAAGGAAATAGAGGATTTACTAAGAGCTTATCAGTATGCAAAGAGATATAGTCTGACCCAAAAGGGACTGTTGAAATGCCATGAAATACTGGCTGGAACATTCAGCAATATTACCAAAGGCCAAAAGGGAAAATACAGAAAAACAAAGGTGGGGATCAGCAGTTGGCAGGGACTTGTTTATTTAGCGATAGAGCCGGAAAATGTACCTGAAGCCATGAATCAGCTTTTTACAGATATTAAAATGCTTTTAGGACAAAATTTAAGTCTGAAGGAAACCTTATATTATGCTGCATATATCCATTTCATTTTTGCCAAAATACATCCCTTTGCAGATGGCAATGGCAGGGCCGCCAGGTTGCTGGAAAAGTGGTTTTTAGCTGAATGCTTAGGAGCGGCTGTTTGGGGTATCCCAACAGAAAAGTATTATTACGATAACAGACAGGCCTATTATGCTAGTCTGAATGTAGGGATAGATTATTATGAAACCTTTGAAAAGCTGGACAAGATTTTGCCCTTTCTAACGCTATTGCCTAAGGCTGTGTGTTACAAGCCGATATTATAA